The proteins below come from a single Penaeus monodon isolate SGIC_2016 chromosome 23, NSTDA_Pmon_1, whole genome shotgun sequence genomic window:
- the LOC119588006 gene encoding uncharacterized protein LOC119588006 translates to MKPSDIFALLHVNLCWTLAVSVLFSRGEEDVAIPLLGSLACSQEETHTCRQGNASLYWLFRGCFCDDLCGEYGDCCHDAKNDADFGPPSEGGMYRCVPIGSSAAQYMRASCPSDWVDEKVAALCRAASPEQMSFREDPLLHVPVTSGTTNVTYANYQCAVCHGDTQNVTFWRIDLQCSSLTSDSDVDVDDLVFREGQWGVAVNDSEPEVVHKCDLALKLGNFGNSGRECRLVVDKCMQDWDDETIEKLCHSHVSHVRINGEVYKNNFCATCNNVSNASAECFFFHNIYAADTDDVFFDYGVRFGSPSAPRPFTMLIDFMCGNGNNNVGESCVFNPFSKKFWNLSEASVKENLIHPDTANATAPSRSDGTCRNETILKDEYTMVNEIVFVNLSNRIYYPGEYEVVDEGVSVCSAESKYSTALGWVTLAGLSASSLCLVLHLVAFALVPHLRNLHGKNVASLSASLLGAYVTYILSVFAETSTTECYVFAVLIYYLFLTSFSWMNVLGFDVFYTFRRTRLRSGDQWKRFLVYSAYGWLLPACAVAAVVALDQTRPPGFPPEFLPSLGQHLCWFGRRKALLAFFGAPLFTSIAINVALFVATTATIAKTRQSEVRKTSPSEPKKEFLLYLRLAVLMGITWITSVLASYLQLEVLWYVFTLLTTLQGLFIFLAFTCRTKVWEAIAQPCQAVSSVSCCARQESEAQSSDQSGMSSSSTTTNMTPADSDLSIHSSNTVLTLKFSTISAV, encoded by the coding sequence ATGAAGCCATCTGACATTTTCGCTCTGCTGCACGTGAATCTGTGTTGGACGCTCGcagtttctgttttattttcacgCGGGGAGGAGGATGTCGCGATTCCACTGCTGGGTTCCTTGGCGTGCAGTCAGGAGGAAACGCATACGTGCAGGCAAGGAAATGCTAGCTTGTATTGGCTTTTCAGAGGATGCTTCTGCGACGATCTCTGTGGCGAGTACGGAGACTGCTGCCACGACGCGAAAAATGACGCCGATTTCGGACCCCCATCAGAGGGCGGGATGTACCGCTGTGTCCCCATTGGGAGCAGCGCGGCACAGTACATGCGTGCATCCTGCCCCTCCGACTGGGTCGACGAGAAGGTCGCGGCGCTGTGTCGGGCAGCTTCACCGGAACAAATGTCCTTCCGAGAAGACCCTCTGCTTCACGTGCCGGTCACCAGCGGAACGACCAACGTGACGTACGCCAACTACCAGTGCGCAGTGTGCCATGGCGATACGCAAAACGTCACCTTTTGGAGGATCGATTTGCAGTGCTCCTCTCTGACAAGCGACAGCGACGTTGACGTAGATGACCTAGTGTTTCGAGAGGGCCAGTGGGGAGTGGCCGTGAATGACAGTGAGCCAGAAGTGGTGCACAAATGTGATCTGGCACTGAAACTCGGAAACTTTGGGAATTCTGGGAGAGAGTGCAGACTTGTTGTGGACAAGTGCATGCAAGACTGGGACGATGAGACGATAGAAAAACTGTGCCATTCACACGTATCTCACGTAAGAATAAATGGGGAAGTTTACAAGAATAATTTTTGTGCTACTTGCAACAATGTGTCCAATGCCAGTGCAGAATGTTTCTTCTTCCACAACATTTATGCTGCGGATACGGATGACGTATTCTTTGATTATGGTGTAAGGTTCGGTTCCCCGTCTGCGCCTCGACCTTTTACTATGCTGATAGACTTTATGTGCGGAAACGGTAACAACAACGTAGGAGAAAGCTGTGTTTTTAATCCGTTTTCCAAGAAGTTCTGGAATCTAAGTGAAGCTTCCGTCAAAGAGAACCTGATTCATCCAGACACAGCAAATGCCACTGCCCCCTCTCGTAGCGACGGAACCTGTAGAAACGAGACGATTCTCAAGGACGAATACACTATGGTCAACGAAATTGTGTTCGTAAACCTGTCTAATCGTATTTACTATCCAGGGGAGTACGAGGTTGTGGACGAAGGGGTTTCGGTGTGCTCCGCGGAGTCCAAGTACTCGACTGCCTTGGGGTGGGTGACGCTGGCTGGGCTGAGCGCGTCCTCCCTGTGCCTCGTGCTGCACTTGGTCGCCTTCGCTCTCGTGCCTCACCTCAGAAACCTTCACGGCAAGAACGTGGCATCTCTTTCTGCGTCACTCCTCGGGGCCTACGTCACGTACATCCTCAGCGTTTTCGCCGAGACGTCGACGACGGAATGCTACGTGTTCGCGGTTCTGATCTATTACTTGTTTCTGACGTCGTTCTCGTGGATGAACGTCTTGGGCTTCGACGTGTTTTACACCTTCAGGCGAACCAGGCTGAGGTCGGGAGACCAGTGGAAGAGGTTCTTGGTGTATTCTGCCTACGGCTGGCTGCTGCCCGCCTGCGCCGTGGCTGCGGTGGTAGCGCTCGACCAGACGAGGCCCCCCGGGTTCCCCCCGGAATTCCTTCCGAGTCTTGGCCAGCACCTGTGTTGGTTCGGGCGACGTAAGGCCTTGCTGGCGTTCTTCGGCGCACCCCTGTTCACCAGCATCGCCATCAACGTGGCTTTGTTCGTCGCCACGACAGCCACCATCGCCAAGACCAGGCAGTCGGAGGTGCGGAAGACCTCCCCGAGTGAGCCGAAGAAGGAGTTCCTCCTGTACCTTCGCCTGGCCGTCCTGATGGGGATCACGTGGATCACTTCGGTGTTGGCTTCGTACCTGCAGCTGGAAGTGCTGTGGTACGTGTTCACCCTCTTGACCACTCTGCAGGGCCTGTTCATCTTCCTGGCCTTCACCTGCAGGACCAAGGTGTGGGAGGCCATCGCGCAGCCTTGCCAAGCGGTCTCCTCCGTCAGCTGCTGCGCAAGGCAAGAGTCAGAAGCTCAGTCGAGTGATCAGAGCGGAATGTCCTCCAGCTCGACCACGACTAACATGACTCCCGCCGATTCAGACTTGTCCATTCATTCCTCAAACACAGTGTTAACGCTCAAGTTTTCGACGATCAGTGcagtttaa
- the LOC119588403 gene encoding uncharacterized protein LOC119588403, with protein sequence MWHALRKVLFLSLVAGGALAYDVLYQRMLQGKGVTVEGTYQTYILSWSRCAAICSMRGTCLSWTHDTATQTCKVYTQMAPVGFLPSAPSSVGVYADLSGGYFLLNTAPGTGSTWLEGQAQCAARNGVIAFVGYEKIKLLLQSVQHSMAWMGLIYDTTAGVWRDHLGNVPQNLYWKAGEPDGVNVYSYYTVWGEGLVAIYGTIWDEKATLCAYV encoded by the exons ATGTGGCACGCCTTGAGGAAGGTCCTGTTCCTGTCCCTGGTGGCTGGGGGCGCTCTCGCCTACGACGTCCTCTATCAAAGGATGCTTCAGGGGAAAGGAGTGACGGTAGAAGGGACTTACCAAACGTATATTCTCAGCTGGTCGAG GTGCGCTGCCATCTGTAGCATGCGTGGCACGTGCCTCTCATGGACGCACGACACAGCCACCCAGACGTGCAAGGTCTACACCCAAATGGCGCCCGTGGGCTTCCTGCCGAGCGCCCCGTCCTCCGTGGGGGTCTACGCCGACCTCAGCGGCGGGTACTTCCTTCTCAACACGGCTCCGGGGACTGGCTCGACGTGGCTTGAAGGCCAGGCACAGTGCGCCGCCCGCAATGGCGTCATCGCCTTCGTCGGTTACGAGAAGATCAAGCTCCTTCTGCAGAGCGTTCAGCACTCCATGGCCTGGATGGGACTCATTTACGACACCACAGCCGGCGTCTGGAGGGACCACCTGGGCAACGTTCCCCAAAACCTTTACTGGAAAGCTGGGGAGCCCGACGGAGTCAACGTCTACTCCTACTACACGGTCTGGGGAGAAGGTCTTGTGGCCATCTACGGGACCATATGGGACGAGAAGGCCACTCTTTGTGCTTACGTGTGA